From a single Brassica rapa cultivar Chiifu-401-42 chromosome A01, CAAS_Brap_v3.01, whole genome shotgun sequence genomic region:
- the LOC103850001 gene encoding germin-like protein subfamily 1 member 7 isoform X2 produces MEGLLRFLVAIVIVLALASSFVSCYDPSPLQDFCVAVDGANGGNLYLMMFYLLFSVFVNGKFCKDPKYVKAEDFFTSGLNIAGNTMNRVGSNVTNVNVDRIPGLNTLGVSLVRIDFAPGGQNPPHTHPRATEILVLVEGTLLVGFVTSNQDNNRLFSKVLYPGDVFVFPIGMIHFQVNVGRTNAVAFAGLGSQNPGTITIADAVFGSTPLIMPEILAKAFQLDVNVVRFLEGRFSSKYDRHY; encoded by the exons atggaAGGCCTTCTACGCTTCCTTGTAGCCATAGTCATCGTATTGGCTTTAGCATCTTCATTTGTTTCTTGTTACGACCCAAGTCCTCTTCAAGACTTTTGTGTTGCCGTCGATGGCGCTAATGGCGGTAATCTCTATTTAAT GATGTTTTATCTCTTATTTTCAGTTTTCGTGAACGGAAAATTCTGCAAAGACCCAAAATACGTGAAGGCCGAGGATTTCTTTACTTCGGGTCTAAACATCGCCGGAAACACCATGAACCGCGTCGGCTCCAACGTAACCAACGTCAACGTCGACAGAATCCCCGGACTCAACACCCTCGGAGTCTCTCTTGTCCGTATCGACTTTGCCCCGGGTGGTCAAAACCCACCACACACGCACCCACGAGCCACGGAGATCCTCGTCCTTGTTGAAGGAACGCTCTTGGTAGGGTTTGTAACATCGAACCAAGACAACAACAGATTGTTCTCGAAGGTTCTTTATCCCGGGGATGTGTTTGTGTTCCCCATCGGAATGATCCATTTTCAAGTGAACGTTGGGAGGACGAACGCGGTTGCGTTTGCTGGTCTTGGAAGCCAAAACCCCGGTACGATCACAATCGCGGACGCGGTTTTTGGTTCAACGCCTTTGATTATGCCGGAGATTTTGGCTAAAGCGTTTCAGCTGGATGTGAACGTGGTTAGGTTTCTCGAAGGAAGGTTTTCTTCTAAGTATGATCGTCATTATTAA
- the LOC103850001 gene encoding germin-like protein subfamily 1 member 7 isoform X1, whose translation MEGLLRFLVAIVIVLALASSFVSCYDPSPLQDFCVAVDGANGVFVNGKFCKDPKYVKAEDFFTSGLNIAGNTMNRVGSNVTNVNVDRIPGLNTLGVSLVRIDFAPGGQNPPHTHPRATEILVLVEGTLLVGFVTSNQDNNRLFSKVLYPGDVFVFPIGMIHFQVNVGRTNAVAFAGLGSQNPGTITIADAVFGSTPLIMPEILAKAFQLDVNVVRFLEGRFSSKYDRHY comes from the exons atggaAGGCCTTCTACGCTTCCTTGTAGCCATAGTCATCGTATTGGCTTTAGCATCTTCATTTGTTTCTTGTTACGACCCAAGTCCTCTTCAAGACTTTTGTGTTGCCGTCGATGGCGCTAATGGCG TTTTCGTGAACGGAAAATTCTGCAAAGACCCAAAATACGTGAAGGCCGAGGATTTCTTTACTTCGGGTCTAAACATCGCCGGAAACACCATGAACCGCGTCGGCTCCAACGTAACCAACGTCAACGTCGACAGAATCCCCGGACTCAACACCCTCGGAGTCTCTCTTGTCCGTATCGACTTTGCCCCGGGTGGTCAAAACCCACCACACACGCACCCACGAGCCACGGAGATCCTCGTCCTTGTTGAAGGAACGCTCTTGGTAGGGTTTGTAACATCGAACCAAGACAACAACAGATTGTTCTCGAAGGTTCTTTATCCCGGGGATGTGTTTGTGTTCCCCATCGGAATGATCCATTTTCAAGTGAACGTTGGGAGGACGAACGCGGTTGCGTTTGCTGGTCTTGGAAGCCAAAACCCCGGTACGATCACAATCGCGGACGCGGTTTTTGGTTCAACGCCTTTGATTATGCCGGAGATTTTGGCTAAAGCGTTTCAGCTGGATGTGAACGTGGTTAGGTTTCTCGAAGGAAGGTTTTCTTCTAAGTATGATCGTCATTATTAA
- the LOC103850003 gene encoding germin-like protein subfamily 2 member 3, translated as MATSMIYLFVTILLVAAHTAFAESNMLQDFCVADLKGEKVNGYPCKDPAQVTPEDFYYIGLANGASTTNTTLGSAVTGANVEKIPGLNTLGISMSRIDYAPGGLNPPHLHPRASEAIFVLEGRLFVGFLTTAGKLISKHVNKGDVFVFPRALLHFQQNPNNAPASVLAAFDSQNSGAQGVGPSLFGANPPIPDDLLAKAFYLEPQEVQKVKGKFPAKK; from the exons ATGGCTACTTCCATGATTTATCTTTTTGTTACCATCTTGCTTGTGGCCGCCCACACGGCTTTTGCCGAATCAAACATGCTCCAAGATTTTTGTGTTGCTGATCTCAAGG GTGAGAAAGTCAACGGATACCCATGCAAAGACCCAGCACAAGTAACACCAGAGGACTTCTACTACATAGGCTTAGCCAATGGTGCATCCACCACGAACACCACACTGGGCTCAGCCGTTACAGGTGCGAACGTTGAGAAAATCCCTGGCCTCAACACTTTGGGTATCTCCATGTCTCGGATCGACTACGCACCAGGCGGACTCAACCCGCCGCATCTTCACCCTAGAGCTTCAGAAGCCATATTCGTCCTAGAAGGACGTCTCTTCGTTGGATTCTTGACCACCGCTGGAAAACTCATCTCCAAACATGTCAACAAGGGAGACGTCTTTGTATTCCCTAGAGCCCTCCTCCATTTCCAGCAGAACCCTAACAATGCTCCTGCTTCTGTGCTCGCTGCTTTTGACAGTCAGAACTCTGGGGCTCAAGGTGTTGGACCGTCTCTGTTTGGTGCTAACCCTCCGATTCCTGATGACTTGCTTGCCAAGGCGTTCTATTTAGAACCACAGGAGGTTCAAAAGGTTAAGGGTAAATTCCCAGCTAAGAAATAA
- the LOC103850002 gene encoding heavy metal-associated isoprenylated plant protein 43, with protein MTVKKVEIKVDINCGKCNSAILEAVTVIEGVNHISLDEEKNILTVVGTMDPVCVASRLKKIKQKPVIISVGPPPKPPEPPKPPEPPKPPAEPEPPKPPSPPPPPEKPKPVCNCKPMYSNPYCASCDVVSVTTYESGSGCTIV; from the exons ATGACTGTGAAG AAAGTTGAGATCAAGGTGGATATAAACTGTGGGAAATGCAATAGCGCAATCTTGGAAGCAGTCACAGTGATTGAAG GTGTGAATCATATATCATTAGATGAGGAGAAAAACATACTTACCGTAGTGGGAACAATGGATCCGGTCTGCGTTGCTTCACGACTCAAGAAAATTAAACAGAAGCCTGTGATCATCAGCGTTGGACCACCACCAAAACCTCCAGAACCGCCAAAGCCTCCAGAGCCACCAAAGCCTCCAGCAGAGCCTGAGCCACCAAAGCCTccttcaccaccaccaccacctgaAAAACCAAAGCCTGTATGCAACTGCAAGCCTATGTATTCTAATCCTTACTGCGCAAGTTGTGATGTTGTGTCTGTTACTACCTATGAAAGTGGAAGCGGCTGCACCATTGTTTGA
- the LOC103850004 gene encoding late embryogenesis abundant protein At3g53040 — protein MENKVNQEAKLMEKEIVLQETEDVVKDKPVSDSNLKVTKEESTEERKDESESDEKKVAEQVELKESTLVPVVNTEAVDEEKPEEKQIVESVVEEDNKDKEEKKVVYVSDEVGSKQVEPVDVQLVREVPSETVEDNLKDVEVLEVKPKPEASETVETSLEKAKEVAPEVEVVKAEETHESTEQARVETEDDVSSPPYVIEKTITEEKRVVEEPSKDELEKASEAKDVVTKLATEDENITKDTATESREKETEGNKQEESITEKVSEVVEVSDELKQEAEVTTKEVDVKQKHSNSIMSKVKQSLVKAKKAIIGKSPSSKTITTEEAKEETKVK, from the coding sequence ATGGAGAACAAGGTGAATCAAGAAGCTAAGTTGATGGAAAAAGAGATAGTATTGCAGGAAACTGAGGATGTAGTGAAAGACAAACCGGTTTCAGATTCAAACCTGAAGGTTACAAAGGAGGAATCTACAGAAGAGAGGAAAGATGAAAGTGAAAGTGACGAGAAGAAGGTAGCTGAGCAAGTGGAACTTAAAGAATCAACCCTTGTTCCAGTGGTTAATACTGAAGCTGTTGATGAGGAGAAACCAGAAGAGAAGCAAATAGTGGAGAGTGTTGTTGAAGAAGACAATAAAGATAAGGAGGAGAAAAAGGTGGTTTATGTTTCAGATGAAGTTGGAAGCAAACAGGTGGAACCAGTTGATGTTCAACTTGTTAGAGAAGTACCTTCAGAGACTGTAGAAGACAATCTTAAAGATGTTGAGGTTCTTGAAGTCAAGCCAAAGCCAGAGGCTTCTGAAACAGTTGAGACTTCACTTGAGAAAGCAAAGGAAGTGGCACCAGAAGTTGAAGTAGTAAAAGCAGAAGAAACACATGAATCAACAGAACAAGCTAGGGTTGAGACTGAAGACGACGTTTCATCTCCTCCTTATGTCATTGAGAAGACCATTACTGAAGAGAAGCGTGTAGTGGAAGAACCATCAAAGGATGAACTAGAGAAAGCAAGTGAAGCCAAAGATGTCGTAACTAAACTAGCTACAGAAGATGAGAACATCACGAAAGACACTGCTACAGAATCAAGAGAGAAGGAAACTGAAGGAAACAAACAAGAGGAATCAATTACAGAGAAAGTATCAGAGGTTGTTGAAGTGAGCGATGAGCTGAAACAAGAAGCAGAAGTCACAACCAAAGAAGTTGATGTTAAGCAAAAACATTCAAACAGCATTATGTCAAAGGTGAAGCAGTCTCTTGTTAAGGCAAAGAAAGCCATCATTGGAAAATCTCCAAGCTCTAAGACTATCACAACTGAAGAAGCCAAAGAAGAAACCAAAGTCAAGTGA